A region of bacterium DNA encodes the following proteins:
- the sufC gene encoding Fe-S cluster assembly ATPase SufC, which produces MNQLEIRDLHVAVEGKEILRGLSLDVPVGEVHAIMGPNGSGKSTLSAAIMGHPKYEVTGGDIIWKGESLLEMEPDERAKKGIFLAFQYPQEIYGVSVNNFLRLAMTERFGQTPSFKEFDTEIKKWLKLLDIRPEFTKRYLNEGFSGGEKKRNEILQMGMLKPELAILDETDSGLDIDALKIVSQGVNSLRGPNFSALVITHYQRLLNYIVPDYVHILVDGRIVKSGDKTLAFKLEEQGYDWIKEEVAA; this is translated from the coding sequence GTGAACCAGCTTGAAATTCGTGATCTCCACGTTGCAGTCGAGGGGAAAGAGATTCTTCGCGGGCTTAGCCTTGACGTTCCAGTCGGGGAGGTGCACGCGATCATGGGACCAAACGGGAGCGGAAAATCTACGCTTTCCGCCGCAATTATGGGTCATCCAAAGTATGAGGTGACTGGCGGCGACATTATATGGAAGGGCGAAAGTCTGCTTGAAATGGAACCAGATGAACGTGCGAAGAAGGGTATCTTTCTGGCTTTTCAGTACCCGCAGGAAATCTATGGAGTCTCTGTCAACAATTTCCTCCGTCTGGCGATGACCGAAAGGTTTGGGCAGACCCCGAGCTTTAAGGAGTTCGATACCGAGATTAAGAAGTGGCTCAAGCTGCTCGATATCAGGCCGGAGTTTACGAAACGCTATCTGAACGAGGGATTCTCGGGTGGCGAAAAGAAGCGCAACGAGATTCTCCAAATGGGAATGTTGAAGCCGGAACTGGCCATTCTGGATGAGACGGACTCTGGATTGGACATTGATGCTTTGAAAATCGTTTCGCAAGGTGTCAATAGCTTGCGTGGCCCAAACTTCAGCGCACTCGTCATTACACACTACCAGAGATTGCTGAACTACATCGTGCCGGACTATGTTCACATTCTTGTGGATGGGCGGATTGTAAAGTCTGGCGATAAGACTCTGGCCTTTAAGCTTGAAGAGCAAGGCTATGATTGGATAAAAGAAGAGGTTGCCGCCTAA
- a CDS encoding Rrf2 family transcriptional regulator, protein MLISLQADYALRMLMFVARGYDEGKTFVTREIAEQQHIPRVFLTKIVAYLSSEGLLETHRGKGGGIALAKKPSEINVLQVIEAFEGSLAFNECTSDPTCCVHSEECTVRHLWSEAEDMLRGFFRERTLADLLEMEEKQQFTPLASVYRSAAADVPDPAAVTARAARS, encoded by the coding sequence ATGCTAATTTCATTGCAGGCCGATTACGCACTCCGTATGCTTATGTTTGTGGCCCGAGGCTATGACGAGGGCAAAACATTTGTTACTCGTGAAATTGCGGAGCAACAGCACATCCCGAGGGTCTTTTTGACCAAAATTGTCGCCTATCTATCCAGCGAAGGGTTGCTTGAGACCCATCGTGGGAAGGGAGGTGGAATCGCTTTGGCCAAGAAGCCAAGTGAAATTAATGTTTTACAGGTGATTGAAGCATTTGAGGGGAGTTTGGCGTTTAACGAATGTACGTCTGACCCGACTTGCTGTGTTCACTCAGAAGAGTGTACTGTCAGACACCTGTGGTCAGAGGCGGAGGATATGCTGCGTGGTTTTTTCAGAGAGCGGACATTGGCTGACCTGCTCGAGATGGAGGAGAAACAGCAGTTTACGCCTCTGGCTTCGGTTTATCGCTCAGCTGCAGCGGACGTGCCTGATCCTGCAGCCGTTACGGCGCGCGCCGCAAGAAGTTGA
- a CDS encoding TonB-dependent receptor plug domain-containing protein, with protein MKLFHVLLLGICTYAFGQSALTGIVSDWSNGRALDGVLVELDLDTIATTNRFGRYLTEPIDKPSVVVKFSRDGYVPFSVVLVLADADLTEYNVELRPFVPGAESAESLREAPRYKIDEVTVTTTRAASDYPVTYSNVGREILDKTHYGQDLPQLFTQLPSVNTYSDGSNGLGYSYLRMRGFSQNRVGVYLNGIPLNDAESHEVFWIDLPDFAEDVQDMQVQRGIGSSLYGAAALGGSINLITKTPGLGDRPTLRAEGMYGTWNTRRASLQYTSGRVGKRYGFAGRFTRMESNGYRFGSWAKLWSYYFAATRFSNRHTTRILFYGGPSKTHLAYEGVSREFLNGEVSGDKSTDRRYNPLSYPGEIDHFFQPHYELHDTWRLRDDIVLDNSLYIFRGDGYYDQFRSDQDLSRYFYSLPADSLSADVLRRRNVAEIDGGWIPRSTFQHRFGQTVVGGELRLHEARHEGTVQWASQLPSEARPNFHYYDYRVEKQVFAGYVHNLIRLADPLQAMFDLQVKTQRYKMSDDRLFDVSLDKTFSALAPRVGLNYRLHDGNAAKNIPLSVVYANASLAQREPAFRDLYNAQDYYSTPLIAPNRFARGTQGGEYVGPMLSDEKLANFEIGCIAHWRTAHFGLNYYLMNLRDAIVTDNGQLDDLGNLLSANAERVRHQGFEFVGGLAPFRWLKLSGNLALADHRFVDYVEIDWVTYEPTSRNGNRIGQDPLYLANLQADVEYGGFIGGLGARFVGAQFTDNSEDKSTEIDAYSLVHIDLGYKIKNLPGNVPLAEIRVRVNNVLNREYETVGYGPTYIVGAPRALYTTLAVEL; from the coding sequence ATGAAGCTGTTTCACGTCTTGCTCTTGGGCATTTGTACGTACGCGTTCGGCCAGTCAGCGTTGACAGGCATCGTCAGTGACTGGTCAAACGGCCGTGCTCTTGATGGAGTCTTGGTTGAACTGGACTTGGATACTATCGCGACCACGAATCGATTTGGCCGATACCTTACGGAACCAATTGATAAACCAAGCGTGGTTGTGAAGTTCTCGCGCGACGGTTATGTTCCTTTTTCGGTTGTGCTCGTGCTTGCCGACGCCGATCTTACAGAGTATAATGTCGAACTCAGGCCATTTGTTCCCGGCGCGGAATCCGCAGAGAGCCTTCGCGAGGCGCCACGCTACAAGATTGATGAAGTTACTGTGACAACCACGCGTGCTGCATCAGATTATCCGGTAACGTATTCAAATGTTGGCAGAGAAATTCTTGATAAGACTCATTACGGACAGGATTTGCCGCAGCTGTTCACACAGTTGCCAAGCGTGAACACCTACTCGGACGGAAGCAACGGACTTGGTTACTCGTATTTGCGCATGCGAGGATTCAGTCAGAATCGTGTAGGTGTCTACCTCAACGGCATCCCCCTCAACGATGCCGAATCACATGAAGTGTTTTGGATTGACCTTCCGGACTTCGCCGAGGACGTCCAAGACATGCAAGTCCAACGTGGCATCGGCAGTTCGTTATACGGGGCGGCGGCGCTGGGAGGATCAATCAATCTGATTACAAAGACTCCAGGACTTGGCGATCGCCCGACTTTGCGGGCCGAAGGAATGTATGGGACGTGGAATACCAGACGCGCATCTCTGCAATACACTTCCGGGCGTGTCGGCAAACGTTACGGCTTTGCCGGCCGATTCACGCGTATGGAATCGAATGGGTATCGATTTGGTTCATGGGCGAAGCTCTGGAGTTACTATTTCGCCGCAACAAGATTCTCGAATCGGCATACGACGCGAATTCTGTTTTATGGCGGGCCTTCCAAGACACACCTTGCCTACGAAGGAGTTTCAAGAGAATTCCTGAACGGTGAGGTGAGCGGTGACAAGAGCACAGACCGTCGATATAATCCTCTTTCTTATCCGGGCGAGATTGACCATTTTTTTCAACCTCACTATGAGCTGCATGACACGTGGCGGCTGCGCGATGATATTGTACTGGATAATTCTCTTTACATCTTCCGAGGCGACGGCTACTACGATCAGTTCCGCAGCGATCAAGACTTGTCCCGTTACTTCTATTCGCTTCCAGCAGATTCGCTGAGCGCGGACGTTCTGCGCCGTAGAAACGTCGCGGAGATTGACGGAGGCTGGATTCCACGATCCACATTCCAACATAGATTTGGCCAGACAGTGGTCGGTGGAGAACTTCGTCTGCATGAGGCCCGTCACGAAGGAACGGTTCAATGGGCTTCACAACTGCCTTCGGAAGCTCGTCCGAACTTTCACTATTACGACTATCGAGTTGAGAAGCAGGTATTCGCGGGCTACGTACATAATCTCATCAGACTTGCGGACCCCCTTCAGGCGATGTTCGATTTGCAGGTTAAGACCCAACGATACAAGATGAGTGATGATCGGCTGTTCGACGTTTCGCTGGACAAAACATTCTCGGCGCTCGCCCCTCGGGTGGGGCTTAATTACCGCCTGCATGACGGCAATGCAGCGAAGAACATTCCACTGTCCGTTGTCTATGCCAATGCCTCCCTCGCACAGCGTGAACCTGCATTTAGGGACTTATACAATGCGCAAGACTACTACTCCACTCCGCTAATCGCTCCGAACAGATTCGCAAGAGGAACTCAAGGTGGTGAGTATGTCGGCCCAATGCTGAGCGATGAGAAACTTGCAAACTTCGAAATCGGGTGCATTGCACATTGGAGGACTGCGCACTTTGGCCTCAATTACTATCTAATGAATCTTCGCGATGCCATTGTGACGGACAACGGACAGCTTGACGACCTGGGAAATCTGCTCTCGGCAAATGCCGAGCGGGTACGCCATCAGGGTTTTGAATTTGTCGGTGGTCTTGCACCATTTCGGTGGCTCAAGCTGAGCGGCAATCTCGCACTGGCAGATCACAGATTCGTAGACTACGTTGAGATCGATTGGGTCACATATGAGCCAACATCCCGCAACGGCAATCGGATCGGTCAGGACCCCCTGTATCTCGCAAACTTACAGGCCGATGTCGAATACGGCGGGTTCATCGGAGGCCTCGGTGCCCGATTTGTGGGAGCGCAATTCACGGATAACAGTGAAGACAAATCGACAGAGATTGACGCCTATTCGCTTGTTCACATTGACTTGGGCTACAAAATCAAGAACCTCCCTGGGAATGTCCCTCTTGCAGAGATACGTGTCAGGGTGAACAATGTGCTAAACCGTGAATATGAGACTGTGGGCTACGGACCAACCTACATCGTCGGCGCTCCGCGCGCACTGTATACCACGCTGGCAGTCGAACTGTAA
- a CDS encoding sodium:solute symporter family protein, which produces MEPWGLAHATTIDLVIVAISLGAVLVAGLWKPASGFGEYVIAGRRLSAPAFVMSLVTSWYGGILGVSEYSYSYGLSNWFVFGAPYYLYAVIFALFLAKRARKSELLSLPDRFQLAYGRSAARLCGGIIFLTTMPAAYLLMMGKLIEWMFGWSYSMSLVVGTLLSTLYLFRGGLKSVVRTDMLQFLLMYVGFAVMVVTLFSTYGGLNFIKARVPEVLLTPTGGQTIGAVLVWYFIASTTLVEPLFYERAYAAKSEKIVLPGILVAIVFWALFDFMTTATGLYARALLGDVASPIFAFPELAARVLPAGLFGLFLAALVATVASTIDSYMFIAGAALGRDVAARGRPASEETVLRYVQVGAICAAICAFSLAWFSSSVITLWHAIGSIAAPSLLFPGLLAWFSKNPPSPRIAVMAMTFAGLSALTWRLSGLWTENGSYWLEIEPIYAGLIVSFVILGIGLQKRGVQN; this is translated from the coding sequence ATGGAGCCTTGGGGTCTCGCGCACGCGACCACGATTGATCTCGTCATTGTGGCGATATCATTGGGAGCAGTACTCGTTGCTGGCCTCTGGAAGCCTGCGAGTGGTTTTGGGGAGTATGTCATTGCAGGCAGGCGACTTTCCGCTCCGGCATTCGTCATGTCTCTGGTCACTTCATGGTACGGGGGAATTCTTGGAGTCAGCGAGTATTCGTACTCCTACGGACTCTCGAACTGGTTTGTCTTTGGCGCTCCTTATTACCTATACGCGGTGATCTTTGCACTGTTTCTGGCAAAGCGAGCGCGAAAGTCTGAGCTTCTCTCATTGCCGGATCGGTTCCAGCTTGCCTACGGGCGAAGTGCAGCGAGACTATGCGGTGGCATAATCTTCCTTACCACTATGCCCGCCGCATACTTGTTGATGATGGGCAAGTTGATAGAGTGGATGTTTGGATGGTCGTACTCCATGTCTCTCGTAGTCGGAACGCTCTTGTCGACTCTGTACCTTTTCCGTGGCGGTTTGAAAAGTGTGGTTCGCACGGATATGCTTCAGTTTCTGCTGATGTACGTCGGGTTCGCCGTGATGGTTGTGACTCTGTTCTCTACTTACGGCGGGCTAAACTTCATCAAGGCGCGTGTGCCTGAAGTCCTACTGACACCCACCGGCGGGCAAACAATTGGCGCCGTGCTAGTCTGGTACTTTATCGCATCAACAACGCTCGTCGAACCGCTCTTCTATGAGCGCGCGTATGCCGCAAAATCAGAGAAGATAGTACTCCCTGGCATTCTTGTCGCCATCGTATTCTGGGCTTTGTTTGACTTCATGACAACCGCCACCGGATTGTACGCGCGCGCCCTACTTGGTGACGTTGCTTCGCCGATCTTCGCATTTCCCGAACTTGCCGCCCGCGTACTTCCTGCGGGATTGTTCGGACTTTTTCTCGCCGCCCTCGTTGCCACTGTGGCTTCCACTATCGACAGCTATATGTTTATCGCCGGTGCAGCGCTTGGCAGAGATGTCGCAGCCCGTGGGCGACCTGCAAGCGAAGAGACGGTGCTCAGGTATGTGCAAGTCGGGGCAATCTGTGCCGCCATTTGTGCTTTCTCTCTCGCGTGGTTCTCTTCGTCAGTCATCACACTCTGGCATGCTATCGGCTCGATCGCTGCTCCTTCCCTTCTGTTTCCGGGATTGCTGGCGTGGTTCTCAAAAAACCCTCCCTCACCCCGCATCGCAGTCATGGCGATGACTTTCGCCGGTCTCTCCGCATTAACTTGGAGGCTCTCTGGACTCTGGACGGAAAACGGAAGTTATTGGTTAGAAATCGAGCCTATCTATGCGGGATTGATCGTGAGCTTTGTAATCCTTGGTATTGGTCTTCAGAAACGCGGTGTTCAAAACTGA
- a CDS encoding PorV/PorQ family protein yields the protein MIRAQVPRPLLLILATLLAVTTVFGLEKVGTTSMQILKMPMGVRGVAMGNAFVAATEGSESVWWNPGSLTTTRKNQFQITQINMPVDIQCNSVSYASPIGQYRAFSVHIINLFTNDMPVRTWERPEGTGEYFNAYDFVIGASYAERLTDKFSLGGQLRYLRSALEEQVYNGVAIDLGTMYQTGLRSLKLGMAIQNLGPDVQYSGNFLDHREAASNGEPVATEEYEGASLPTMFRLGISFDVWQMLAIQESEAHSGIFAIEMDHPNDNKERLNLGGEYGYKNTLFLRAGGKFGYDEESFALGFGLNFDVMNEYILTFDYAYSHWGKITSASDGFADQPHRFSVAFAW from the coding sequence ATGATAAGAGCACAAGTTCCAAGACCATTGCTGCTGATACTCGCGACGCTACTGGCAGTAACGACCGTCTTTGGATTGGAGAAGGTGGGCACAACCTCCATGCAAATTCTGAAAATGCCCATGGGCGTGCGCGGAGTCGCGATGGGCAATGCCTTTGTGGCCGCCACAGAAGGCTCCGAATCAGTCTGGTGGAATCCGGGAAGTCTGACGACGACCAGAAAGAACCAGTTCCAAATCACCCAGATAAATATGCCGGTTGACATTCAGTGCAATTCTGTTTCTTATGCGAGTCCAATCGGGCAGTACCGCGCCTTTTCGGTGCACATAATCAATCTGTTTACGAACGATATGCCTGTCCGAACTTGGGAACGGCCGGAAGGCACAGGCGAGTACTTCAACGCTTACGACTTCGTAATTGGAGCGTCGTACGCTGAGCGCCTGACAGATAAGTTTTCACTTGGTGGTCAATTACGGTACTTGCGCAGTGCCTTGGAAGAACAAGTGTATAACGGCGTTGCGATCGACCTTGGAACAATGTATCAGACAGGGCTTCGCTCTCTGAAGTTGGGAATGGCTATTCAGAATCTGGGGCCCGATGTGCAGTACTCCGGCAACTTCCTGGATCATCGTGAAGCAGCATCGAACGGAGAGCCAGTTGCAACGGAAGAGTACGAAGGCGCGTCTCTTCCGACGATGTTCCGTCTTGGCATTTCGTTTGATGTTTGGCAGATGCTTGCAATTCAAGAGTCGGAAGCTCATTCCGGTATTTTTGCTATTGAAATGGACCATCCGAACGACAACAAAGAGCGGCTGAATCTGGGCGGGGAGTATGGCTACAAGAACACACTATTCTTGCGCGCGGGCGGAAAGTTCGGATACGATGAGGAGAGTTTCGCCCTCGGATTCGGCCTGAACTTTGACGTCATGAATGAATACATTCTGACTTTCGACTACGCATACTCGCATTGGGGAAAAATCACTTCCGCAAGCGATGGTTTTGCGGACCAACCGCATCGCTTTTCGGTTGCTTTCGCGTGGTGA